A single window of Psychromonas ingrahamii 37 DNA harbors:
- a CDS encoding LysE/ArgO family amino acid transporter, translating into MSLILLAKGFALGISMILPLGSQNAMMLNQGINRNYHLLTALFFALSDILLITFGVMGGSFLLASNEIIFDLLTWGGIIFLCSYAAMSVKAAFSRTVDSSTSSSAKKSLKIVLISSFLVTFLNPHVYIDMLMIIGSVGGQYQGSNKIYFMLGLMSASVFWFFTLAIGAARLSKQLSKPRIKGAIDITVAVIMFSIAWSLLTTWLAK; encoded by the coding sequence ATGAGTTTAATATTGTTAGCAAAAGGATTTGCCCTTGGGATCAGCATGATTCTTCCACTCGGAAGTCAAAATGCAATGATGCTAAATCAGGGAATTAACCGCAATTATCATTTATTAACCGCATTATTTTTTGCGTTGTCTGATATTTTATTAATTACCTTTGGTGTAATGGGTGGCAGCTTTCTGTTAGCCAGTAATGAAATAATCTTTGATTTGTTAACCTGGGGTGGCATTATTTTTTTATGCAGTTACGCTGCGATGTCAGTCAAAGCTGCTTTTAGCCGAACAGTGGATAGTAGCACAAGCAGTTCGGCAAAAAAGTCGTTAAAAATAGTTTTAATCAGCAGTTTCTTAGTCACCTTTTTAAACCCGCATGTGTACATTGATATGCTTATGATTATCGGCAGTGTTGGCGGGCAATATCAAGGCAGCAATAAAATATACTTTATGCTTGGGCTTATGTCTGCATCGGTTTTTTGGTTTTTCACCTTAGCAATCGGGGCTGCCAGGTTGTCGAAACAACTGAGCAAACCCCGTATCAAAGGTGCCATTGATATCACTGTTGCGGTTATTATGTTTTCAATTGCCTGGTCATTATTGACCACTTGGTTAGCAAAATAA
- a CDS encoding class I SAM-dependent methyltransferase: MPHSALNSFDDFYRLLAESLENNSLTKLLLSKYRGNDKSLQRITVRPVILQNAPVLSFVYRHQTNDITKNYSYEEGIAAIKLLLNDDFKSAYLSAESVETQLEISKKGKINITTHKVKEASGKVKETASSPLQHDREKKRFVDINRPFLERLGVTDKQHHLIPAMSRKWKQINKFIEVFSQALDVSPQTDQKPIKVVDFGSGKGYLTFAIHDYLRHSLHNNAQVIGVELRQGLADLCNETASTLDHQGLSFVCGDVKTHAPKQTDVMIALHACDIATDYAIHYGIRANASIIMCSPCCHKQIRPQMHSPELFKPMLQYGVHMGLQAEMVTDSLRALFLEAHGYTTKVFEFISLEHTNKNKMILAVKKSQHNARDKTKLLKQIAEIKAFYGIKEHCLETLLDESSCN; the protein is encoded by the coding sequence GATAAGAGCTTACAACGTATTACTGTTCGCCCTGTTATATTACAAAACGCGCCTGTCCTGTCTTTTGTGTACCGTCATCAAACCAATGATATTACTAAAAATTATTCCTATGAGGAAGGCATCGCTGCTATTAAATTGTTATTAAACGATGATTTTAAAAGTGCCTACTTATCGGCAGAATCCGTTGAAACGCAATTGGAAATCAGCAAAAAAGGTAAAATCAATATAACTACTCATAAAGTCAAGGAAGCGAGTGGTAAAGTTAAAGAAACGGCTAGCAGTCCGTTACAGCATGATCGTGAAAAAAAACGTTTTGTGGATATTAATCGCCCATTTTTAGAGAGGCTCGGGGTAACAGACAAGCAGCATCATCTTATTCCTGCCATGTCGCGGAAATGGAAACAGATCAATAAATTTATCGAGGTATTTAGCCAGGCTTTAGACGTTTCACCACAAACAGATCAAAAGCCCATTAAGGTGGTTGATTTTGGCTCAGGTAAGGGATATTTAACCTTTGCCATTCATGACTATTTACGCCATAGCCTGCATAATAATGCCCAGGTAATCGGGGTTGAATTACGTCAGGGCTTAGCCGATTTATGTAATGAAACCGCATCTACACTGGATCATCAAGGGTTATCCTTTGTTTGCGGAGATGTCAAAACCCATGCGCCCAAACAAACCGATGTGATGATTGCGCTGCATGCCTGTGATATTGCTACAGATTATGCCATTCATTATGGTATCCGCGCCAATGCCAGCATTATTATGTGTTCCCCATGTTGTCATAAACAGATCCGCCCGCAAATGCACAGCCCTGAATTATTCAAACCTATGCTGCAGTATGGCGTGCACATGGGGCTACAAGCTGAAATGGTGACCGACTCATTACGCGCGCTATTTTTAGAAGCACATGGTTATACAACTAAAGTGTTTGAATTTATCAGCCTTGAGCATACCAATAAAAATAAAATGATTTTGGCCGTTAAAAAGAGTCAACACAATGCCCGGGACAAAACCAAATTACTTAAACAGATTGCGGAAATCAAAGCATTTTACGGTATTAAAGAGCATTGCCTTGAAACCTTATTAGATGAAAGCAGCTGCAATTAA
- a CDS encoding LysR family transcriptional regulator ArgP, which yields MINLDYKLLSALNEIVEQQGFELAAKKLFISQPAISLRLKNLEEKVGQPLVIRGHPIRVTPAGEKLLSHFKMVQQLENDLMTNLFPTISSHPVKISLAVNADSIATWFLDAMAPILKKYLIEMNLIIANGVETLNKLRSGQAVGAVMNIESPLPGYRSFKLGGMNYILVASKDFQKKYFSQGVNKESLKMAPSINYDSKDNMHQNFISKHFDLNASEYSSHTISSSEAFVDLAKRSLVCCLIPQLQIERELAEGELINLCPNYRLSETLYWHSWVLVKGLNKQISQEIVAYGRQVLEN from the coding sequence ATGATTAATTTAGATTACAAACTATTATCTGCATTAAATGAAATTGTTGAACAGCAAGGTTTTGAACTTGCTGCTAAAAAATTATTTATCAGCCAACCTGCGATTTCATTGCGCCTGAAAAATTTGGAAGAGAAGGTCGGTCAACCGCTCGTCATTCGTGGACATCCCATTAGGGTTACCCCCGCCGGTGAAAAACTCTTAAGTCATTTTAAAATGGTGCAGCAGTTAGAGAATGATTTAATGACAAATTTATTTCCCACTATATCGAGTCACCCGGTAAAAATATCTTTAGCGGTGAATGCAGACAGTATTGCAACTTGGTTTCTTGATGCGATGGCACCGATTTTAAAAAAATATCTTATTGAAATGAATTTAATCATTGCTAATGGGGTAGAAACCCTGAATAAGTTACGCTCTGGGCAAGCGGTTGGTGCCGTGATGAATATTGAATCGCCTCTGCCCGGTTATCGCTCTTTTAAACTCGGGGGAATGAATTATATATTAGTTGCCTCAAAGGATTTCCAAAAAAAATATTTTAGTCAGGGGGTGAATAAGGAAAGCTTAAAAATGGCCCCGAGTATTAACTATGATTCTAAAGATAATATGCACCAGAATTTTATTAGCAAACACTTTGACTTGAATGCCAGCGAATACTCCAGTCATACAATAAGCTCCTCAGAAGCCTTTGTCGATTTGGCAAAACGCAGTTTAGTTTGCTGTTTAATTCCGCAATTGCAGATAGAAAGGGAGCTGGCCGAGGGGGAACTGATTAATCTCTGTCCGAATTATCGGTTAAGCGAAACACTTTACTGGCACAGTTGGGTATTAGTGAAAGGGTTAAATAAACAAATCTCGCAGGAAATCGTGGCTTACGGGCGACAAGTTTTAGAAAACTAA
- a CDS encoding ABC-F family ATPase, translating into MISTANITMQFGAEPLFENISAKFSKGNRYGLIGANGCGKSTFMKILSGEQAPSSGNVSQSVGLKVGILSQDQFAFEQYNVIDVVIMGDLALWKVKQERDRIYAKAEMTEADGMAVGELESEFAEMDGYTAESRAGEILLSAGIEEEFHFGLMQQVAPGWKLRVLLAQALFANPDLLLLDEPTNNLDINTIDWLSGELNQRKCTMIIISHDRHFLNSVCTHMADIDYGELRIYPGNYEYFMAAAGLIREQLLAENSKKSAEINELQDFVNRFGANASKAKQASSRAKKMDKIKLDEVKPSSRMSPSLSFPEGKKMHRQALILEDIGHGFDDQMLFEGGELILEAGAKLAVIGENGVGKSTFLRCLVNELQNKEGVVKWSENASVGYCPQDSTADFDNDLNLFDWISQWRTIKHDDLIVRGMLGRLLFTADDANKKARNCSGGEKNRLLFGKLMMQDINVLVMDEPTNHMDIEAIDALNDALKVYQGTLIFVSHDRKFVSSLATRIIDIKDKKLVNFQGTYNEYVANQRFA; encoded by the coding sequence ATCATTAGTACAGCTAACATCACTATGCAGTTTGGCGCTGAGCCTTTGTTTGAAAATATTTCAGCTAAATTTAGTAAGGGCAACCGCTATGGTCTAATTGGCGCGAATGGTTGCGGCAAATCTACTTTTATGAAAATCCTCAGTGGTGAGCAGGCACCAAGCTCAGGTAATGTGTCTCAGTCAGTGGGGCTTAAAGTAGGTATTCTAAGCCAGGATCAATTTGCGTTTGAGCAATATAATGTTATTGATGTTGTCATAATGGGCGATCTTGCATTATGGAAAGTTAAACAAGAACGTGATCGTATCTACGCAAAAGCTGAAATGACTGAAGCCGATGGGATGGCTGTTGGCGAATTGGAAAGTGAATTTGCTGAAATGGATGGTTACACCGCAGAAAGTCGTGCCGGTGAAATTTTGTTATCCGCGGGTATTGAAGAAGAATTTCATTTTGGCTTGATGCAGCAGGTTGCACCGGGTTGGAAATTACGTGTACTGCTTGCACAAGCATTGTTTGCTAATCCCGACCTTCTGCTGCTTGATGAGCCTACCAATAACCTGGACATTAATACTATTGACTGGTTATCGGGCGAGCTTAACCAGCGTAAATGTACCATGATCATTATTTCTCATGACCGACATTTTTTAAACTCAGTCTGTACACATATGGCTGATATTGATTACGGTGAATTACGTATTTACCCCGGTAATTATGAATACTTTATGGCCGCAGCAGGTTTGATTCGTGAACAATTATTGGCCGAAAATTCCAAGAAAAGTGCTGAAATTAACGAATTACAAGACTTTGTTAACCGCTTTGGCGCCAATGCCTCTAAAGCAAAACAGGCGAGTTCGCGCGCTAAAAAGATGGATAAAATTAAACTTGATGAAGTTAAACCATCAAGTCGTATGTCACCTTCATTGAGTTTTCCAGAGGGTAAAAAAATGCACCGCCAGGCATTAATACTGGAAGATATTGGCCACGGTTTTGATGATCAGATGTTATTTGAAGGTGGTGAACTGATTTTAGAAGCCGGCGCAAAATTAGCCGTGATCGGTGAAAACGGTGTGGGTAAATCCACTTTTCTGCGTTGTTTAGTGAATGAACTGCAAAACAAAGAAGGTGTGGTTAAGTGGTCTGAAAATGCATCTGTTGGTTATTGCCCGCAGGATAGTACTGCTGACTTTGATAATGACTTAAATCTGTTTGATTGGATCTCACAGTGGCGCACCATTAAACACGATGACCTTATCGTACGGGGTATGTTGGGCCGTTTATTATTTACCGCCGATGATGCTAATAAAAAAGCCAGAAATTGCTCCGGTGGTGAAAAAAATCGCCTGCTATTTGGTAAGTTAATGATGCAGGATATTAATGTATTAGTCATGGATGAGCCGACTAACCACATGGATATCGAAGCGATTGATGCCTTAAATGATGCCCTGAAAGTTTATCAGGGTACCTTGATTTTTGTCAGTCATGACCGCAAATTTGTTTCATCGTTAGCGACGCGCATTATTGATATTAAAGATAAAAAATTGGTTAACTTCCAGGGTACTTATAATGAGTATGTTGCTAATCAACGTTTTGCTTAA